In the genome of Verrucomicrobiota bacterium, one region contains:
- a CDS encoding YjgN family protein gives MANEPTDPINEPDDDDLKWAPPEYRPATPPPLQTPPTVLNPPKELETFRMSFTGNAGEYFRIWIVNLFLTIVTLGIYFPWAVVRQRKYLYANTWLGEDNFGFHANPIALLKGYIIVVIGALIYGLSSFIHPFAPLGVLAILGLSFPFLVWKAIRFRARYSSFRNIRFKFTGELGQAYVLYLCWALLIPFTAGLIVPYIEFLKKEYLIRNLSFGNQKFNFKGVGGAFYPPYLGAIGIGFLGYIAMAIFVFIPISLAQALALPENIREVFMVGTMIIGYLILLLAFAIGKSLIYSRIQNYSWGVTDIGFSTSFKSEYELKPLLVLDITNGLAIFFSLGLATPWATIRKKKYVVAHLLVNLDKDQLEKVEQAAMENEGALGDAAADYMDFDIG, from the coding sequence ATGGCAAACGAACCAACCGATCCAATCAATGAACCCGATGACGATGATTTGAAATGGGCTCCTCCTGAATATCGACCAGCTACACCACCTCCTCTTCAGACTCCTCCAACAGTCCTCAATCCACCCAAAGAACTAGAGACGTTCCGAATGTCATTTACCGGAAATGCTGGAGAATACTTCCGTATCTGGATTGTAAACCTGTTTTTAACCATAGTAACTCTTGGTATATACTTTCCCTGGGCAGTCGTCCGACAGCGAAAATACCTCTATGCCAATACTTGGCTTGGAGAAGACAACTTTGGATTTCACGCCAATCCTATCGCGCTCCTCAAAGGGTACATCATCGTTGTGATAGGAGCACTTATTTATGGACTGAGTAGTTTCATTCACCCATTTGCTCCGCTAGGGGTACTCGCCATACTAGGTCTTTCCTTTCCGTTCCTGGTCTGGAAGGCGATTCGCTTTCGGGCACGCTACTCTTCCTTCCGCAATATCCGATTCAAGTTTACGGGAGAATTGGGACAGGCCTATGTGCTTTACCTATGTTGGGCCCTTTTAATTCCATTTACCGCTGGACTCATTGTTCCTTACATCGAGTTTTTGAAAAAGGAGTATCTAATTCGAAATCTGTCCTTTGGTAACCAGAAGTTTAATTTTAAAGGAGTCGGTGGAGCTTTTTATCCGCCCTACCTGGGAGCCATAGGCATCGGTTTTCTTGGTTATATAGCCATGGCCATTTTTGTGTTTATTCCTATATCGCTGGCCCAAGCCCTCGCACTTCCGGAGAATATCCGAGAGGTGTTTATGGTTGGTACAATGATAATCGGCTACTTAATTTTGCTCCTGGCATTCGCAATAGGAAAATCGCTGATCTATTCCAGAATCCAAAACTACTCCTGGGGTGTGACGGATATTGGATTTTCGACCAGCTTCAAATCGGAATACGAGTTGAAGCCACTTCTTGTTCTCGATATCACTAATGGTCTCGCCATATTTTTCAGCTTGGGATTGGCAACTCCATGGGCAACGATCCGTAAGAAAAAATATGTGGTCGCACACCTGCTAGTTAATCTCGATAAGGATCAACTCGAAAAAGTTGAACAGGCTGCCATGGAAAATGAAGGAGCGTTGGGCGATGCGGCAGCCGATTATATGGATTTTGATATAGGGTAA
- a CDS encoding RNA methyltransferase, which produces MPLTTIDSLQNQRVKRARALTQKRQRDREGLFLLEGERELERGLDAGIEGTQIMLCPELFKHGKASESLHDKLITGDTPVIYLTKQVFEHCSYRENPDGFLAICKTFRRSLEELVLSDNPLILIVESLEKPGNLGTILRTADAVGVDAVILNDPVTDIFNPNVIRASAGVVFNVPTAIATKEETLHFLKEHSIRSVATTPDTETLYHEVSFCKPSAILVGSEKDGLGNFWLNEANLKTRLPMSGRADSLNVSVTTAIMLYEAVRQRTLA; this is translated from the coding sequence GCAGAATCAACGCGTGAAGCGGGCGAGAGCGCTTACCCAGAAACGACAGCGGGACCGCGAAGGCCTTTTCCTACTTGAGGGAGAGCGCGAATTGGAGCGTGGCTTGGACGCAGGGATTGAAGGCACCCAAATCATGCTTTGTCCGGAGTTATTTAAACATGGCAAGGCGTCTGAATCGTTACATGACAAGCTGATTACAGGCGATACCCCGGTCATTTACCTAACCAAACAGGTATTTGAACACTGTTCCTACCGTGAAAACCCGGATGGATTCCTGGCGATCTGCAAGACCTTCCGACGCTCGCTTGAAGAACTCGTACTTTCCGACAATCCTCTGATTCTCATCGTAGAGTCTTTGGAAAAACCCGGAAACCTTGGCACCATCCTTCGAACAGCGGATGCTGTTGGGGTCGACGCCGTAATACTTAACGATCCGGTCACAGACATTTTCAACCCCAACGTAATCCGCGCATCTGCCGGGGTTGTATTCAATGTGCCAACCGCTATCGCCACCAAAGAAGAAACCCTTCATTTTTTGAAAGAGCACAGTATTCGAAGCGTAGCGACAACACCAGATACGGAAACACTCTACCATGAGGTCTCGTTCTGCAAACCGTCGGCCATACTCGTGGGAAGTGAAAAGGATGGTCTCGGTAATTTTTGGTTGAATGAAGCGAATCTTAAAACCAGATTACCGATGTCAGGTCGGGCAGATTCCCTGAATGTCAGTGTAACTACAGCAATCATGTTGTATGAAGCAGTCCGACAAAGGACATTGGCCTGA